In Cydia fagiglandana chromosome 16, ilCydFagi1.1, whole genome shotgun sequence, the following are encoded in one genomic region:
- the LOC134672057 gene encoding uroporphyrinogen-III synthase-like: protein MKKVVLFKGASEEYERAFREHNYEAIFVEPLQFTCVNLEALGTALRGEYAGLVLTSARAAEAVARCWDPARFVAWSARRVYTVGDATAHKIKLLLGLDARGATAGNAENLAKIIVKENASSSKFLFPCGNLRSETLPTILQSKGILVDSLTVYETKENENLKADLMELDGSAHDPCCMVFFSPSGCEYIHRQLQTFSNRLTDLPYFAIGNSTAHKIENLGVEIAGVAEKPRAESMIESVHKYFAASTSS from the coding sequence ATGAAGAAGGTGGTGCTGTTTAAGGGCGCGTCGGAGGAGTACGAGCGCGCCTTCCGCGAGCACAACTATGAGGCGATCTTCGTAGAGCCTCTACAGTTCACGTGCGTGAACCTGGAGGCGCTGGGCACGGCGCTGCGCGGCGAGTACGCGGGGCTGGTGCTCACGAGCGCGCGCGCGGCCGAGGCGGTGGCGCGCTGCTGGGACCCCGCGCGCTTCGTGGCCTGGAGCGCGCGCCGCGTCTACACCGTCGGCGACGCCACCGCGCACAAGATCAAGCTCCTGCTCGGCCTCGACGCCCGAGGCGCCACTGCCGGCAATGCTGAGAACCTCGCCAAGATCATTGTGAAAGAAAATGCGAGCTCTAGCAAATTCTTGTTCCCCTGCGGAAATTTACGATCTGAAACCCTCCCGACCATCCTTCAATCTAAAGGTATTTTGGTAGACTCACTAACTGTTTATGAGACTAAGGAGAATGAAAATTTAAAAGCAGATTTGATGGAGCTGGATGGGTCTGCACATGACCCGTGCTGTATGGTGTTCTTCAGCCCTTCGGGCTGTGAGTACATCCACCGGCAGCTGCAGACGTTCAGCAACCGGCTGACCGACCTGCCATACTTTGCCATTGGGAACTCCACTGCACATAAGATTGAGAACTTGGGCGTAGAGATTGCGGGAGTGGCGGAAAAGCCCCGCGCCGAGAGTATGATAGAGTCCGTACACAAGTATTTTGCTGCAAGTACTAGTAGTTAG
- the LOC134671664 gene encoding uncharacterized protein LOC134671664 gives MALHCLPCSSSALWVLSAAFVLLSVPTSYILPNKSLKDVIAVRENGALNLDVGSPENSSTIEFFQSYYKSADLLPHIIMIIIGITVYLFEWIHRKLMERRILKLRTFLGTSLERLREADARREQLEGTLKLARGASAEYNLLVFLLLRARDDDEKLQL, from the exons ATGGCGCTGCACTGCCTGCCTTGCAGTAGCAGCGCGTTGTGGGTGCTGTCGGCGGCGTTCGTGTTGCTGTCTGTGCCAACTTCCTACATTCTACCAAACAAATCATTAAAAGATGTTATTGCCGTAAGAGAGAACGGCGCACTTAACCTAGATGTCGGATCACCGGAGAATTCCTCCACGATTGAATTTTTTCAATCGTATTATAAATCTGCAGATCTTTTACCACATATTATAATGATCATCATCGGCATCACTGTTTACCTTTTCGAGTGGATACACAGAAAACTAATGGAGAGAAGGATACTGAAG CTCCGTACGTTTCTGGGCACGTCGCTGGAGCGCCTGCGCGAGGCGGACGCGCGGCGCGAGCAGCTGGAAGGCACGCTGAAGCTTGCGCGCGGCGCCTCCGCCGAGTATAACCTTCTTGTGTTCCTGCTGCTGCGCGCAAGAGACGACGATGAAAAGCTACAACTCTGA